A stretch of Ipomoea triloba cultivar NCNSP0323 chromosome 13, ASM357664v1 DNA encodes these proteins:
- the LOC116000866 gene encoding histone-lysine N-methyltransferase ASHR1 isoform X1 produces the protein MEELQEALREKGVTVSTHPQKGRCIFTTRDFSPGEVIISQEPYVSVPTKTQTGSSAKCEWCFTSTNVKKCSACQVVYYCGATCQKSDWKLHRFECQSLLKLERDRIKSLAPTIRLMVKLYLRRKLQSENNIPTTAMDNYALVELLVSRILVYIYIYHLSIELIKLYCFDLNVFTFEDISDIDEKQLVLYAQMANLVNLILQWTDINIKEIAENFSKFACNAHTICDSELKPLGTGLYPVISIINHCCLPNSVLVFEGRMAVVRAVHHIKKGTEVLISYIETAGSTITRQKALKEQYFFSCTCPRCIKLGQIDDIQESAILEGYSCKDSRCKGFLLRDSEDKGFICQQCGLLREKEEVMNLAGEIKSMSERASLSSSSGHKKDAIVMYKSIEELELRLYHAFSINLMRTRETLLKMFMELQDWKEALVYCRLTIPVYERVYQGFHPLLGLQYYTCGKLEWLLGESEEAFKSLSKAMDILRITHGTTTPFMKELSFELEEARAELSYKLSRKEDDEGFQG, from the exons ATGGAGGAATTGCAGGAAGCGTTGAGGGAAAAAGGCGTAACGGTCTCAACTCATCCACAAAAGGGTCGCTGCATTTTCACTACCAGAGATTTTTCCCCAG GGGAAGTAATCATAAGCCAAGAGCCCTATGTTTCTGTTCCCACCAAAACCCAGACTGGATCATCAGCAAAATGTGAATGGTGCTTTACATCCACTAATGTTAAGAAGTGTTCTGCTTGTCAAGTTGTCTATTACTGTGGTGCCACATGTCAA AAGTCGGATTGGAAGTTGCACCGATTTGAATGCCAATCACTATTGAAACTTGAGAGGGACAGGATAAAATCCCTTGCACCAACCATCAGATTGATGGTTAAACTTTATCTGAGGAGAAAACTGCAAAGTGAAAAT AATATCCCAACTACTGCCATGGACAACTATGCTTTGGTGGAGCTTTTGGTGTCTCgtatccttgtatatatatatatatatcaccttTCAATTGAATTGATAAAGTTATATTGTTTTGATCTTAACGTGTTCACTTTTGAAGACATTTCTGACATTGATGAGAAGCAACTAGTGTTGTACGCTCAGATGGCAAACCTTGTAAATTTGATCCTCCAATGGACTGACATCAATATAAAAGAGATTGCAGAAAACTTTTCTAAG TTTGCATGCAATGCACACACAATTTGTGACAGTGAACTGAAACCCCTTGGAACTGGGCTCTATCCTGTAATTTCTATAATTAACCACTG TTGTTTGCCAAATTCTGTTTTAGTGTTTGAGGGACGAATGGCAGTGGTACGTGCTGTACATCATATAAAGAAAGGTACTGAG GTATTGATAAGTTACATAGAAACTGCTGGAAGCACTATAACTCGACAGAAAGCCCTCAAAGAACAATACTTCTTCTCCTGCACCTGCCCTCGCTGCATAAAATTG GGACAAATTGATGATATCCAAGAAAGTGCGATTCTGGAAGGCTATAGTTGTAAAGATAGTCGGTGTAAAGGTTTCCTGCTTCGTGACTCTG AGGATAAAGGATTCATATGTCAACAGTGTGGACTTCTTAGGGAGAAGGAAGAAGTAATGAACCTTGCCGGTGAGATCAAATCAATGTCCGAAAGAGCTTCATTGTCATCTTCTTCTGGCC ATAAAAAAGATGCTATTGTGATGTATAAATCTATTGAGGAGCTTGAGTTGAGGCTTTACCATGCTTTTTCAATCAATCTGATGCGCACTCGGGAAACACTTTTAAAG ATGTTTATGGAGCTTCAAGATTGGAAGGAAGCCTTGGTGTATTGCAGATTGACTATTCCAGTTTATGAGA GAGTGTATCAAGGATTTCATCCTTTGCTTGGACTCCAGTATTATACTTGTGGAAAACTTGAATG GTTGCTTGGAGAGTCGGAGGAAGCATTCAAGTCACTGAGCAAGGCAATGGATATATTAAGAATTACTCATGGAACAACTACTCCTTTCATGAAGGAGCTCTCATTCGAATTGGAAGAAGCACGAGCCGAGCTTTCTTATAAGCTTTCGAGGAAAGAGGATGACGAGGGATTTCAGGGTTGA
- the LOC116000866 gene encoding histone-lysine N-methyltransferase ASHR1 isoform X2 — translation MEELQEALREKGVTVSTHPQKGRCIFTTRDFSPGEVIISQEPYVSVPTKTQTGSSAKCEWCFTSTNVKKCSACQVVYYCGATCQKSDWKLHRFECQSLLKLERDRIKSLAPTIRLMVKLYLRRKLQSENNIPTTAMDNYALVELLVSHISDIDEKQLVLYAQMANLVNLILQWTDINIKEIAENFSKFACNAHTICDSELKPLGTGLYPVISIINHCCLPNSVLVFEGRMAVVRAVHHIKKGTEVLISYIETAGSTITRQKALKEQYFFSCTCPRCIKLGQIDDIQESAILEGYSCKDSRCKGFLLRDSEDKGFICQQCGLLREKEEVMNLAGEIKSMSERASLSSSSGHKKDAIVMYKSIEELELRLYHAFSINLMRTRETLLKMFMELQDWKEALVYCRLTIPVYERVYQGFHPLLGLQYYTCGKLEWLLGESEEAFKSLSKAMDILRITHGTTTPFMKELSFELEEARAELSYKLSRKEDDEGFQG, via the exons ATGGAGGAATTGCAGGAAGCGTTGAGGGAAAAAGGCGTAACGGTCTCAACTCATCCACAAAAGGGTCGCTGCATTTTCACTACCAGAGATTTTTCCCCAG GGGAAGTAATCATAAGCCAAGAGCCCTATGTTTCTGTTCCCACCAAAACCCAGACTGGATCATCAGCAAAATGTGAATGGTGCTTTACATCCACTAATGTTAAGAAGTGTTCTGCTTGTCAAGTTGTCTATTACTGTGGTGCCACATGTCAA AAGTCGGATTGGAAGTTGCACCGATTTGAATGCCAATCACTATTGAAACTTGAGAGGGACAGGATAAAATCCCTTGCACCAACCATCAGATTGATGGTTAAACTTTATCTGAGGAGAAAACTGCAAAGTGAAAAT AATATCCCAACTACTGCCATGGACAACTATGCTTTGGTGGAGCTTTTGGTGTCTC ACATTTCTGACATTGATGAGAAGCAACTAGTGTTGTACGCTCAGATGGCAAACCTTGTAAATTTGATCCTCCAATGGACTGACATCAATATAAAAGAGATTGCAGAAAACTTTTCTAAG TTTGCATGCAATGCACACACAATTTGTGACAGTGAACTGAAACCCCTTGGAACTGGGCTCTATCCTGTAATTTCTATAATTAACCACTG TTGTTTGCCAAATTCTGTTTTAGTGTTTGAGGGACGAATGGCAGTGGTACGTGCTGTACATCATATAAAGAAAGGTACTGAG GTATTGATAAGTTACATAGAAACTGCTGGAAGCACTATAACTCGACAGAAAGCCCTCAAAGAACAATACTTCTTCTCCTGCACCTGCCCTCGCTGCATAAAATTG GGACAAATTGATGATATCCAAGAAAGTGCGATTCTGGAAGGCTATAGTTGTAAAGATAGTCGGTGTAAAGGTTTCCTGCTTCGTGACTCTG AGGATAAAGGATTCATATGTCAACAGTGTGGACTTCTTAGGGAGAAGGAAGAAGTAATGAACCTTGCCGGTGAGATCAAATCAATGTCCGAAAGAGCTTCATTGTCATCTTCTTCTGGCC ATAAAAAAGATGCTATTGTGATGTATAAATCTATTGAGGAGCTTGAGTTGAGGCTTTACCATGCTTTTTCAATCAATCTGATGCGCACTCGGGAAACACTTTTAAAG ATGTTTATGGAGCTTCAAGATTGGAAGGAAGCCTTGGTGTATTGCAGATTGACTATTCCAGTTTATGAGA GAGTGTATCAAGGATTTCATCCTTTGCTTGGACTCCAGTATTATACTTGTGGAAAACTTGAATG GTTGCTTGGAGAGTCGGAGGAAGCATTCAAGTCACTGAGCAAGGCAATGGATATATTAAGAATTACTCATGGAACAACTACTCCTTTCATGAAGGAGCTCTCATTCGAATTGGAAGAAGCACGAGCCGAGCTTTCTTATAAGCTTTCGAGGAAAGAGGATGACGAGGGATTTCAGGGTTGA
- the LOC116001790 gene encoding uncharacterized protein LOC116001790, whose translation MAKTKTKTSQKYPKEKKLKTPKPQNHCEGKEVQKPHSWAVVRSLFTCKHLQAQIEQQQQQKQEEQQVQAEQPKVQSEKQSVQSKTSKLEPHHHHQAIEESSKKCKKLKCSGSICSNTKVMHRPELSSSSSPEEHKRKSPFSSCKNLNGSTRSMKVTLNDLNNNNNSSSSSSLSAPTSSPSIVGSFRAMPFRKLSGCYECRMVVDPVLGMTRDPSLRTTISSCPVCGEIFMKPENLELHQSVRHAVSELGPEDTSRNIVEIIFQSSWLKKDTPICKIDRILKVHNTPRTISRFEEYREATKAKANKQSKKHPRCIADGNELLRFHCTTFACSLGLNASSNLCNSIPNCHVCGIIKNGFKAAEDVGGGAGKGILTTATSGRAHDSARVVSGDDNKRAMLVCRVIAGRVKKNMEGGLEEYDSVAGAAGVYSNLDELYVFNHRAILPCFVVIYREF comes from the exons AtggccaaaaccaaaaccaaaacctcTCAAAAATACCCAAAAGAGAAAAAGCTAAAAAccccaaaaccccaaaaccacTGTGAGGGCAAAGAAGTGCAGAAACCACACTCATGGGCAGTGGTGAGGAGTCTCTTCACCTGCAAGCACCTGCAGGCACAAatagagcagcagcagcaacagaaGCAAGAAGAGCAGCAGGTACAAGCAGAGCAGCCAAAGGTACAATCAGAGAAGCAGAGCGTACAATCCAAAACCTCCAAATTAGAGCCTCACCATCATCATCAGGCCATTGAAGAATCCAGCAAGAAGTGCAAGAAGCTGAAATGTTCTGGGTCCATTTGCAGCAACACAAAGGTGATGCACAGGCCTGagctctcttcttcttcttccccagAAGAACATAAGAGGAAGTCTCCCTTTTCTTCATGCAAGAATTTGAATGGGTCCACTAGATCCATGAAAGTCACTCTGAATGAcctcaacaacaataataactcctcttcttcttcttctctgtcTGCCCCTACAAGCTCCCCCTCCATTGTTGGATCTTTCAGAGCTATGCCCTTCAGAAAGCTGTCCGGTTGCTATGAGTGCAGGATGGTGGTTGACCCTGTTCTTGGCATGACCAGAGACCCTTCTCTCAGAACCACCATTTCTTCTTGCCCTGTCTGTGGTGAGATCTTCATGAAGCCTGAGAATTTGGAGCTTCATCAATCTGTCAGGCATGCTG TATCAGAACTGGGTCCAGAGGACACAAGCAGAAACATCGTGGAGATCATATTCCAATCAAGCTGGCTCAAGAAAGACACCCCAATCTGCAAAATAGACCGAATCCTCAAAGTCCACAACACTCCCAGGACAATTTCCAGGTTCGAGGAGTACAGAGAAGCCACAAAGGCGAAGGCCAACAAACAATCCAAAAAGCACCCACGCTGCATAGCCGACGGGAACGAGCTGCTGAGGTTCCATTGCACCACATTCGCGTGTTCTCTGGGCTTAAACGCCTCCTCAAACCTCTGCAACTCAATCCCCAACTGCCACGTGTGCGGCATCATCAAGAACGGGTTCAAGGCCGCCGAGGATGTCGGCGGCGGCGCAGGGAAAGGGATCCTGACGACGGCGACGAGCGGGAGGGCGCACGATAGCGCGAGGGTAGTTTCGGGGGATGATAATAAGAGGGCGATGTTGGTTTGCCGGGTTATTGCGGGGCGGGTGAAGAAGAATATGGAAGGGGGGTTGGAGGAGTATGACTCGGTGGCCGGAGCCGCCGGGGTTTATTCAAATTTGGATGAGTTGTATGTGTTTAATCACAGGGCTATATTGCCCTGTTTCGTTGTAATCTATAGAGAGTTTTAG